Proteins from one Triticum aestivum cultivar Chinese Spring chromosome 7A, IWGSC CS RefSeq v2.1, whole genome shotgun sequence genomic window:
- the LOC123151560 gene encoding probable serine/threonine-protein kinase PBL5 produces the protein MAAMKQQAPESVQGRKEFLVEVLMLTVLSQPNFVSLVGFCAQGDKRLLLLSKVGHGLRGEATSGSTLHIQENKIKAQIGRTNVDRGGEHHAIKRNTQAQICFNADGT, from the exons ATGGCGGCAATGAAGCAGCAGGCTCCGGAGAGCGTGCAGGGGAGGAAGGAGTTCCTGGTGGAGGTGCTGATGctgacggtgctcagccagcctaACTTCGTCAGCCTGGTCGGCTTCTGTGCGCAGGGGGACAAGCGCCTGCTATT GCTTTCAAAGGTGGGGCATGGGCTCAGAGGTGAGGCCACTAGCGGTTCAACTTTGCACATACAAGAAAATAAAATCAAG GCACAAATTGGACGGACAAATGTTGATAGAGGAGGAGAACACCATGCAA TAAAAAGAAACACCCAAGCGCAGATCTGTTTCAACGCAGACGGTACCTGA